The following coding sequences lie in one uncultured Mailhella sp. genomic window:
- a CDS encoding RNA polymerase sigma factor, translating into MKENLESGFRLLMARYREPVYWHIRRLVVSHDDAQDAAQETFIRAFRSLWRFKGECSLGAWIYRIATNEALRAIERRRGGRVSLDDSDAGAGRLAADGYVDYSDLEAVKLQNAILSLPTKQQLAFNLRYYDGLEYDEIAAATGSTATSAKANYHVAKEKIIKYMNSTI; encoded by the coding sequence TTGAAGGAAAACCTGGAAAGCGGCTTCCGGCTGCTCATGGCGAGATACCGGGAGCCGGTTTACTGGCATATCCGCCGCCTGGTGGTGTCGCACGACGACGCGCAGGACGCCGCACAGGAAACGTTCATACGGGCGTTCCGCTCGCTGTGGCGGTTCAAGGGCGAGTGCTCGCTGGGCGCATGGATATACCGCATAGCCACCAACGAGGCGCTGCGCGCGATAGAGCGCAGGCGCGGCGGACGGGTGTCGCTCGACGATTCGGACGCCGGGGCTGGCCGGTTGGCGGCCGACGGGTATGTCGATTATAGCGACTTGGAGGCGGTGAAGCTGCAGAATGCCATACTCTCGCTGCCCACAAAGCAGCAGCTGGCCTTCAACCTGCGCTATTACGACGGGCTTGAATATGACGAGATTGCCGCCGCTACAGGCTCGACGGCCACCAGCGCGAAGGCCAACTACCACGTGGCCAAGGAGAAGATAATAAAGTATATGAACTCGACAATC